The following are encoded together in the Fundulus heteroclitus isolate FHET01 chromosome 19, MU-UCD_Fhet_4.1, whole genome shotgun sequence genome:
- the tmem39b gene encoding transmembrane protein 39B codes for MAGGRRGTNRTSYCRPPLSSDPGSVGNGNHTTSSPVTGVRSRARNGSGTCMSSPPLAAQTVVPLKHCKIPELSMDRNVLFELHLFFCHLIALFVHYVNIYKTVWWYPPSHPPSHTSLNFHLIDYNMLVFTIIILARRLIAAIVKEASQSGKLSFPHSVFLVMARFAVLTLTGWSLCRSLIYLFRTYSVLSLLFLCYPFGMYIPFFRLSCDFRRAGSLSPIASIGSKEVGSVSRGRDYFTVLKETWKQHTSQLYGVQAMPTHACCLSPDLIRKEVEFLKMDFNWRMKEVLVSSMLSAYYVAFVPVWFVKSTQYVDKRWSCELFILVSVSTSVILMRHLLPPRYCDLLHKAAAHLGCWQKVDPSLCSNVLQHIWTEEYMWPQGVLVKHNKNVYKAMGHYNVAVPSDVSHYRFYFFFNKPLRILNILIILEGAMIFYQLYSLICSEKWHQTISLALILFSNYYAFFKLLRDRIVLGKAYSYSNSSSVQKVS; via the exons ATGGCCGGAGGAAGGAGAGGGACGAATCGGACCTCCTACTGCAGACCTCCGCTGAGCAGTGATCCAGGCTCCGTCGGCAATGGGAACCACACCACCAGTTCTCCAGTCACAGGCGTGCGATCTCGTGCAAG GAACGGCTCTGGAACCTGCATGTCCAGCCCCCCGCTTGCTGCTCAGACCGTGGTTCCTCTGAAGCACTGCAAGATCCCCGAGCTGTCCATGGATCGAAACGTCTTGTTTGAGCTTCACCTCTTCTTCTGCCACCTGATCGCCCTGTTTGTCCACTATGTCAACATCTACAAGACCGTGTGGTGGTACCCCCCGTCACACCCTCCGTCACACACGTCACTG AACTTTCATCTTATTGATTATAACATGCTGGTGTTCACAATCATCATACTGGCAAGAAGGCTGATTGCAGCTATCGTAAAAGAg GCGTCACAGAGTGGGAAACTCTCCTTCCCCCACTCAGTATTTTTAGTGATGGCCCGGTTTGCGGTGCTAACGCTGACAGGCTGGAGCCTTTGTCGGTCTCTCATTTACCTGTTCAGAACCTACTCTGTCCTCAGCCTGCTCTTCCTTTGTTACCC ATTTGGGATGTATATCCCGTTCTTCCGGCTGAGCTGTGACTTCCGGCGAGCGGGTTCTCTGTCGCCGATCGCGAGCATCGGCTCCAAAGAGGTGGGCAGCGTGAGCCGCGGCAGGGACTACTTCACCGTGCTGAAGGAGACGTGGAAGCAGCACACCAGCCAGCTGTACGGCGTCCAGGCCATGCCCACTCACGCCTGCTGCCTGTCACCCGACCTCATCCGAAAGGAGGTGGAGTTTCTGAAGATGGACTTCAACTGGAGGATGAAGGAAGTGCTGGTCAGCTCCATGCTTAGCGCATACTATGTGGCCTTTGTGCCTGTATGGTTTGTAAAG AGCACTCAGTATGTAGACAAGCGATGGTCCTGTGAGCTCTTCATACTGGTATCAGTCAGCACCTCAGTCATCCTAATGAGGCACTTGTTGCCGCCTCGATACTGCGACCTGCTTCACAAAGCGGCCGCCCACCTCGGCTGTTGGCAGAAAGTCGACCCGTCTCTCTGCTCCAACGTCCTTCAGCACAT atggACTGAAGAGTACATGTGGCCACAGGGAGTCCTGGTGAAACATAATAAGAACGTCTATAAAGCTATGGGCCACTATAACGTTGCAGTTCCCTCAGACGTGTCGCACTATCGCTTCTAC tTTTTCTTCAACAAGCCTTTACGAATATTGAACATACTCATCATCCTCGAAGGTGCCATGATATTCTACCAGCTCTACTCGCTGATTTGCTCGGAAAAGTGGCACCAGACGATATCGCTGGCCCTTATTCTCTTCAGCAACTACTACGCCTTCTTCAAGCTCCTCAGAGACAGAATAGTCCTGGGAAAGGCATACTCGTACTCAAACAGCTCATCAGTTCAGAAAGTCAGCTAA